Proteins found in one Aneurinibacillus uraniidurans genomic segment:
- a CDS encoding M50 family metallopeptidase, with the protein MTSIAFHVHPVFWALMLLALLAGQFVQVMTLFVLVLLHEAGHVVAALLYGWRIRKIELLPFGGVAEMDEWGGTRAREEIVVTLAGPAVNGVLILVGWFLEYMGIWSSVWTAFFVYSNMVLALFNLLPIWPLDGGRLLQTGYSFFISYRRSMDVTLYGSVLGALVLLYWSCTQPAPHLNGIAVSFYLLFHNVMDYRQRPYLFLRFLLSRQACLSRYAEGLAILPVRIAPDMRVHEAVRTLRRNRYHHFWLTGEQRDFIPEEKLLASFFDVRFRNCTVQELLR; encoded by the coding sequence TTGACTAGCATTGCGTTTCACGTCCACCCGGTTTTCTGGGCGCTTATGCTACTTGCCCTTCTTGCAGGACAGTTCGTTCAGGTTATGACACTGTTTGTGCTTGTGCTGCTGCATGAAGCAGGTCATGTTGTGGCGGCGCTTCTCTATGGCTGGCGTATTCGTAAAATTGAGCTGCTCCCATTTGGCGGCGTGGCTGAAATGGATGAGTGGGGCGGCACACGAGCACGCGAAGAAATTGTGGTCACATTGGCGGGTCCTGCTGTGAATGGCGTTCTCATTCTGGTTGGCTGGTTTCTGGAATATATGGGAATATGGTCGTCTGTGTGGACGGCTTTTTTTGTGTATAGCAATATGGTGCTTGCCTTATTTAACTTGCTTCCCATCTGGCCTCTCGACGGAGGACGTCTGCTGCAAACTGGATACAGTTTTTTTATCTCGTACCGTCGTTCTATGGACGTAACGTTATATGGAAGTGTACTCGGAGCGCTTGTGTTGTTGTATTGGAGTTGTACGCAGCCTGCGCCCCATCTTAATGGGATAGCGGTGTCGTTTTACTTGTTGTTCCATAATGTGATGGATTATCGACAGCGTCCGTATTTGTTCCTGCGTTTTTTGCTTTCTAGGCAGGCGTGTCTGTCTCGCTATGCGGAAGGGCTGGCCATTTTACCTGTGCGAATTGCACCGGATATGCGCGTGCATGAAGCTGTACGTACCTTGCGGCGGAATCGGTATCATCATTTTTGGCTGACAGGGGAGCAGCGCGACTTTATACCGGAAGAAAAGCTGCTTGCGTCTTTTTTTGATGTGCGGTTTAGGAATTGTACAGTGCAGGAACTTTTGCGCTAA
- a CDS encoding Rne/Rng family ribonuclease has product MRRIVVNGVGRETRVAILEGNRLMEYYMERPEADRIVGNIYRGRVENVLPGMQAAFVDIGTGKNAFLYIDDCLSPGEEGKNKPAINQVVTQGQEIVVQVSKEPFGTKGARVTKQVSLPGRYGVFMPEVDYIGVSRRIQQESERTRLRNIAAAALQPGEGAIIRTLADGASQEELTADLAFLRARWQRAWNEMKERKSPVLVHRDMDLISRVARDMLSEDVEELVVDSRACYQEIRELLAHYRPSLTDRVKLHSGPADLFVHYGVESEIEKALRRKVWLKNGGYLVIDQTEAMTVFDVNTGKFTGNHDLEETVVKTNVEACREIARQLRLRRIGGIIIIDFIDMKQDEHRARVLEAMSQELRKDRTKTHLLGFTKLGLLEMTRKKEHQTLSDTLLRSCPSCEGRGHILSEETLLGELERELIAHGRDDRHEYAAVEVHPHLLAFFERHQEELTQASGLDVRWQSNEALDQKSYRITQLGSK; this is encoded by the coding sequence TTGAGAAGGATTGTTGTGAACGGTGTGGGCCGCGAAACGCGGGTTGCTATACTAGAAGGAAACCGATTAATGGAATACTACATGGAACGTCCTGAAGCAGATCGGATTGTTGGAAACATTTACAGAGGCCGGGTAGAGAATGTGCTGCCCGGCATGCAGGCCGCTTTTGTCGATATTGGTACGGGAAAAAATGCATTTTTATATATTGATGACTGTCTGTCACCAGGAGAGGAGGGCAAGAACAAGCCTGCGATTAATCAAGTGGTGACACAAGGGCAAGAAATTGTGGTACAGGTGAGCAAAGAGCCGTTTGGCACAAAAGGGGCACGTGTTACGAAGCAAGTTTCATTGCCAGGTCGGTACGGTGTATTTATGCCGGAGGTGGATTATATCGGGGTTTCACGGCGCATTCAGCAGGAGTCTGAACGTACGCGCCTGCGGAACATCGCAGCAGCAGCACTTCAGCCAGGCGAGGGCGCGATTATTCGGACACTGGCGGACGGGGCAAGTCAGGAAGAGCTTACAGCGGATCTTGCTTTTTTACGTGCTAGGTGGCAGCGAGCGTGGAATGAGATGAAAGAGCGAAAATCACCTGTGCTCGTACATCGGGACATGGACCTCATCTCGCGCGTTGCGCGTGACATGCTAAGCGAAGATGTAGAAGAGCTGGTAGTGGACAGCCGCGCATGCTATCAGGAAATACGGGAGTTGTTAGCCCATTATCGCCCGTCGCTTACTGACCGGGTGAAGCTACATAGTGGGCCTGCCGATTTGTTTGTCCACTATGGGGTAGAGAGCGAGATTGAGAAGGCACTTCGTCGCAAAGTTTGGCTTAAGAACGGTGGGTATCTTGTGATTGACCAGACGGAAGCGATGACGGTATTTGATGTGAATACGGGTAAATTCACGGGTAATCACGATCTGGAAGAGACCGTTGTCAAAACGAATGTAGAAGCGTGTCGGGAAATTGCCCGTCAGCTTCGCCTGCGCCGGATCGGCGGTATCATTATTATTGATTTCATCGATATGAAACAGGACGAGCATCGGGCTCGGGTGCTGGAAGCGATGAGCCAGGAACTTAGAAAAGACCGGACGAAAACACACTTGCTTGGTTTTACAAAGCTTGGTCTGCTGGAGATGACTCGCAAAAAAGAGCATCAGACACTTTCTGATACGCTGCTGCGTTCTTGTCCATCCTGCGAAGGCCGGGGTCACATTTTGTCTGAAGAAACATTGCTGGGAGAATTGGAGCGCGAGTTGATTGCTCATGGACGGGACGATCGACATGAATATGCTGCCGTGGAAGTTCATCCACACCTGCTGGCATTTTTTGAACGGCATCAGGAGGAACTTACACAGGCAAGCGGTCTTGATGTGCGCTGGCAGTCGAATGAAGCGCTTGATCAAAAGAGTTATCGCATTACGCAGCTTGGCAGTAAATAA
- the rplU gene encoding 50S ribosomal protein L21: MYAIIETGGKQYKVEQGTELYIEKLETAEGETVTFDKVLLVAGENGVKAGAPLVAGATVTAKVERHGKGQKIIVYKYKAKKNYRRKQGHRQPYTKVVIEAINA; the protein is encoded by the coding sequence ATGTACGCAATTATCGAAACAGGTGGTAAGCAATACAAAGTAGAACAAGGTACTGAACTCTACATCGAGAAGCTCGAAACAGCTGAAGGTGAGACAGTAACATTCGACAAAGTGTTGCTTGTAGCTGGTGAAAACGGTGTGAAAGCAGGTGCTCCGCTTGTAGCAGGAGCGACTGTAACAGCGAAAGTAGAACGTCACGGTAAAGGTCAAAAAATTATCGTGTACAAATACAAAGCGAAAAAGAACTACCGTCGTAAGCAAGGTCACCGTCAACCGTACACGAAGGTTGTTATTGAAGCAATCAACGCGTAA
- a CDS encoding ribosomal-processing cysteine protease Prp — protein sequence MITVQVKRRADESIYEIKIRGHAGSAEHGQDLVCAAVSAISLGSVNAVEMVLSIELPAKLGKSGFLHLKVPDEYEPEVAEKVQLLLEGMIASLRAVEMSNGAYVRIQDTRNY from the coding sequence ATGATTACGGTGCAAGTGAAACGACGCGCAGACGAGTCGATTTATGAGATTAAGATTCGCGGACATGCTGGTTCTGCCGAGCACGGTCAAGATCTGGTGTGCGCCGCTGTTTCCGCTATTTCACTCGGCTCTGTCAATGCGGTTGAAATGGTACTAAGCATCGAACTGCCTGCGAAGCTGGGGAAGAGTGGATTCCTTCATCTTAAAGTTCCGGACGAGTATGAACCGGAAGTGGCGGAGAAGGTTCAGCTTCTTCTCGAAGGCATGATTGCCTCGCTTCGCGCAGTGGAGATGAGTAACGGAGCATATGTCCGTATACAGGACACACGTAACTATTGA
- the rpmA gene encoding 50S ribosomal protein L27, producing MLRMDLQFFASKKGVGSTKNGRDSISKRLGAKRADGQFVKAGNILYRQRGTKIYPGANVGRGGDDTLFALADGIVRFKRLGRDRKQVVIEPVANEA from the coding sequence ATGTTAAGAATGGATCTTCAATTCTTCGCCTCTAAAAAAGGGGTAGGTAGCACGAAGAACGGACGTGACTCGATCTCGAAGCGCCTTGGCGCTAAGCGTGCAGACGGTCAGTTCGTAAAAGCGGGCAACATCCTGTACCGCCAACGTGGTACGAAGATTTATCCAGGTGCGAATGTAGGCCGTGGCGGTGACGACACGCTGTTCGCTCTCGCAGATGGCATCGTTCGTTTCAAACGTCTTGGTCGTGACCGCAAACAAGTGGTTATCGAGCCAGTAGCAAACGAAGCGTAA
- a CDS encoding Spo0B domain-containing protein, whose protein sequence is MNQLIEVINHQRHDWLNHIQVLFGYLKLQKYDLCEEYIYRVIKEANRDTLIARLAHPSLVAYLLSFNALHKEVVLDVEIPAPFSLLERPDIGSCILRMVEIYRQHAQMNGEANTLLLTLTYSGDCLHGVADYAGRLDAAGMRQALAAMEQETIELGGRFVMDIHTNEESVMECIIPFIAEVDKS, encoded by the coding sequence ATGAATCAATTGATCGAAGTTATCAATCATCAGCGGCATGACTGGTTAAACCATATTCAGGTCCTATTTGGATATTTAAAGCTTCAAAAATACGATTTATGTGAAGAATATATATATCGTGTCATTAAAGAGGCGAATCGAGATACGCTGATTGCGCGTCTTGCCCATCCATCTCTTGTAGCGTACCTGCTTTCATTTAATGCCTTGCACAAGGAAGTGGTACTGGATGTCGAGATTCCAGCACCATTCTCGCTGCTAGAGCGGCCCGATATTGGAAGTTGTATTCTGCGTATGGTGGAGATATACCGCCAGCATGCGCAGATGAATGGAGAGGCGAATACGCTTCTGCTTACATTGACATATAGCGGAGACTGCCTGCATGGAGTCGCTGATTATGCCGGGCGTCTGGATGCGGCTGGAATGAGGCAGGCGCTTGCAGCAATGGAGCAGGAGACGATAGAGCTTGGCGGACGGTTTGTCATGGATATTCACACGAATGAAGAGTCGGTGATGGAGTGTATCATCCCGTTTATTGCAGAAGTGGACAAGTCTTAG
- the obgE gene encoding GTPase ObgE, whose protein sequence is MFVDSVKIYVKGGDGGNGMVAFRREKYVAAGGPAGGDGGRGGDVVFVVDEGLRTLVDFRYQRHFKATRGENGRTKSQHGAGADDMVVRVPPGTTVIDDDTQQVIADLVMHGQRAVIARGGRGGRGNTRFATPANSAPEIAENGEPGQERYVRLELKVLADVGLVGFPSVGKSTLLSVVSAARPKIAAYHFTTITPNLGVVDIDEERSFVMADLPGLIEGAHEGVGLGHQFLRHVERTRVIVHVVDMAGSEGRDPYTDYVQINEELKLYNRKLEDRPQIIAANKMDIPGAEENLAEFKEKVGDVPIFPISAATNQGIRELMYAVADKLDEIPFLPDVEDVAEEETTVMYRAEQEGPGFTVRRDNETYVVEGEKLEKLVKMTNLNSHDSIQRFARTMRNMGVDDALRKKGAKNGDIVVIGKFEFEFVE, encoded by the coding sequence ATGTTTGTAGATAGCGTAAAAATATATGTAAAAGGCGGCGACGGCGGCAATGGCATGGTTGCATTTCGTCGTGAGAAATACGTAGCCGCAGGTGGTCCTGCTGGCGGCGATGGTGGACGTGGTGGCGATGTTGTGTTTGTGGTAGACGAAGGGCTGCGCACACTTGTTGACTTCCGTTACCAGCGCCATTTTAAAGCAACACGCGGTGAAAACGGACGAACGAAGTCCCAGCATGGTGCGGGTGCGGACGATATGGTCGTACGGGTACCACCGGGAACGACTGTGATCGATGATGATACGCAGCAAGTTATTGCGGACCTCGTTATGCACGGCCAGCGAGCAGTAATCGCTCGTGGTGGACGTGGTGGCCGCGGTAATACTCGTTTTGCGACACCGGCGAACTCCGCTCCCGAGATCGCAGAGAACGGTGAACCAGGTCAGGAGCGCTATGTGCGCCTCGAACTGAAGGTGCTTGCGGATGTCGGACTGGTTGGTTTTCCAAGCGTCGGTAAATCAACGTTGTTGTCTGTTGTATCAGCAGCCCGCCCGAAAATTGCGGCGTATCACTTTACAACGATTACGCCTAATCTCGGTGTGGTAGATATTGATGAGGAACGCAGCTTTGTAATGGCAGACTTGCCAGGATTGATTGAAGGGGCGCATGAAGGGGTGGGCCTTGGTCATCAATTCTTGCGTCATGTAGAGCGGACGCGTGTCATTGTTCATGTGGTGGACATGGCAGGCTCTGAAGGACGTGATCCGTATACCGACTACGTGCAGATCAATGAAGAGCTGAAGTTGTACAATCGGAAGCTCGAAGATCGCCCGCAGATTATTGCCGCGAACAAGATGGACATTCCAGGTGCAGAAGAAAATCTCGCTGAATTCAAGGAGAAGGTAGGCGATGTGCCAATCTTCCCGATCTCGGCCGCGACCAATCAGGGCATTCGCGAGCTGATGTATGCGGTAGCCGACAAGCTTGATGAGATTCCGTTCTTGCCGGATGTCGAGGATGTAGCAGAGGAAGAGACAACTGTCATGTACCGTGCAGAGCAGGAAGGACCAGGCTTTACGGTGCGCCGCGATAATGAGACGTATGTAGTGGAAGGCGAGAAACTCGAGAAGCTGGTTAAGATGACAAATCTGAATAGCCATGATTCGATTCAGCGTTTTGCCCGTACGATGCGGAACATGGGTGTGGACGATGCGCTGCGTAAAAAAGGCGCGAAGAATGGGGATATTGTGGTTATTGGCAAGTTTGAGTTTGAGTTTGTGGAATAG
- a CDS encoding DedA family protein, whose product MEHQLDYLLTHYGYFGIVLALVGGIVGLPLPDEIVLTYVGYNIYQGKMLYALAVVSAVIGALTGITISYLLGIKLGSPFLKKFGPKIHITEEKIERTQALFDKFGPFLLLIGYFIPGVRHITAYLAGVSCLGFRKFALYAYVGGVLWIFTFITLGKVLGPDWKKAEHYIRPNGGLLFILAVVLVFLVFLYRRMKKGDYNS is encoded by the coding sequence ATGGAGCATCAGTTAGATTACCTGCTTACTCACTATGGCTATTTCGGAATTGTACTTGCTCTTGTAGGAGGCATTGTTGGTCTGCCTTTGCCTGATGAAATTGTGCTGACGTATGTAGGTTATAACATATATCAGGGAAAGATGCTGTATGCGCTGGCAGTAGTAAGCGCTGTTATAGGTGCGCTCACGGGAATTACGATTAGCTATTTGTTGGGGATAAAGTTAGGCAGCCCTTTCCTGAAAAAGTTTGGTCCTAAGATTCATATTACAGAAGAAAAAATAGAGCGTACGCAAGCGCTGTTCGATAAATTTGGCCCGTTTCTGCTCCTTATCGGTTATTTCATTCCCGGTGTACGGCATATTACTGCTTATTTGGCGGGTGTTTCCTGTTTGGGGTTTCGGAAATTTGCCCTTTATGCGTATGTAGGAGGGGTATTGTGGATTTTTACTTTTATCACATTAGGGAAAGTATTGGGACCTGATTGGAAAAAAGCAGAACATTATATCCGTCCGAATGGTGGTTTACTTTTTATACTGGCTGTAGTGTTGGTTTTCCTTGTTTTTCTCTATCGCAGGATGAAAAAAGGGGATTATAATTCATAA
- a CDS encoding S16 family serine protease: protein MNFKENRLAFLLMLIPLSLSICAFIPHHEEFTTTGDIDSVNKIGTNGHVNFVYVRSGVTKNWYEKLALSFVYDNKINFQPVDKEEVAYEEEAEWREDAINHAIEAAARITHQPVTAFDDTKKRLLAETEIYTGDSFGLMVGLGLIEERTGEDFTKRGAYMIAGTGALEDDQYVGSVGAIREKLLTAQQNNVDYFFIPKDKEWTPPGEISNQEEAERIVQEHRMKLQLVPVDTIDEALAFLRALP, encoded by the coding sequence GTGAATTTCAAAGAAAATCGACTTGCCTTTCTCTTAATGCTTATCCCGCTTAGTCTCTCGATCTGTGCGTTTATTCCACACCATGAAGAATTTACAACGACAGGAGACATTGATTCAGTAAACAAAATCGGCACGAATGGTCACGTTAACTTCGTCTATGTACGCAGTGGGGTCACAAAAAATTGGTACGAGAAGCTCGCGTTATCTTTTGTATACGATAACAAAATTAACTTTCAGCCTGTAGATAAAGAAGAAGTGGCATATGAAGAAGAAGCTGAATGGCGCGAGGATGCTATTAATCATGCCATTGAAGCAGCTGCTCGTATTACCCATCAGCCCGTCACAGCGTTTGACGATACAAAGAAGCGCCTGCTAGCAGAAACAGAAATATACACAGGTGACTCGTTCGGCCTGATGGTCGGGCTTGGACTCATTGAGGAACGTACAGGTGAAGATTTTACGAAACGAGGTGCATATATGATTGCTGGAACCGGCGCACTAGAAGACGATCAATATGTCGGTTCGGTTGGAGCCATTCGTGAAAAACTCTTAACCGCGCAGCAAAACAACGTGGATTACTTCTTCATACCAAAAGATAAAGAATGGACTCCACCTGGAGAAATAAGCAACCAGGAAGAAGCGGAACGTATCGTACAAGAGCATCGAATGAAACTACAGCTCGTCCCGGTAGACACAATTGATGAAGCACTAGCCTTTCTGCGAGCCCTTCCCTAA
- a CDS encoding ACT domain-containing protein, whose protein sequence is MEKREEQFYLIRSDVLPESIAKTIEAKKLLDSGAVATVNEAVDRVGLSRSAYYKYKDSIFPFNSMMQNMIVTLSLYLEHRSGVLSSVLKFVAERGGNVLTINQTIPLQGMANVAMSIDTAQLSQSTTEFLEELHELDGVRRAAIVGRG, encoded by the coding sequence ATGGAGAAGAGAGAGGAGCAGTTTTATCTGATCCGCTCGGATGTGCTGCCGGAATCGATTGCCAAAACAATTGAAGCAAAAAAACTGCTGGATTCTGGAGCGGTAGCTACCGTAAATGAAGCGGTGGATCGGGTTGGGTTAAGTCGAAGTGCTTACTACAAATACAAGGATAGCATATTTCCGTTTAACTCGATGATGCAGAACATGATCGTTACACTGTCCTTGTATCTGGAGCATCGGTCAGGCGTGCTGTCGAGCGTGTTGAAGTTCGTGGCTGAACGGGGCGGAAATGTATTAACGATAAACCAAACCATTCCACTACAAGGAATGGCGAATGTAGCGATGTCGATTGATACAGCGCAGCTGTCGCAGTCGACGACAGAGTTTCTCGAAGAATTACATGAACTTGACGGAGTCCGCCGCGCTGCGATTGTCGGCCGAGGGTAA
- a CDS encoding homoserine dehydrogenase encodes MRGNTVKIGLMGLGTVGTGVVRIVQGHQEDLQKQTGLAIEVAKVLVKNADKERNISLDNDILTTNPADLVENPEIDVIVEVIGGINPTKQYMLQALENGKHIVTANKDLMALHGAEILSKAQEKGCDVFYEASVGGGIPILRALVEGFSSDRITKMMGIVNGTTNYIMTKMSQEGADYAEVLKEAQELGYAESDPTADVEGHDAARKMAILGTLGFHVDMNLDDVDCEGISRVSAEDIAHAKQLGYEIKLLGIAQRDGELIDVSVQPTLVARSHPLASVNGVFNAVYVHGEAVGETMFYGPGAGELPTATAVVSDLVTVVKNKKLGVNGRGSVAPYKEKHLKTDDQIVSKYFLRLIVDDKRGVLAQITRILADHDVSLEQVLQQPYNDGKQSEIILVTHHASRKNIFDVRKQFEEIDSVYEVKSLYRVEGGEEQ; translated from the coding sequence ATGCGAGGAAACACAGTCAAGATAGGCTTAATGGGATTAGGAACAGTTGGAACCGGTGTAGTTCGTATCGTGCAGGGGCATCAGGAAGATTTGCAGAAGCAAACAGGCCTTGCCATTGAGGTTGCGAAGGTGCTTGTAAAAAATGCAGACAAAGAACGTAATATTTCCTTAGATAATGACATTCTAACAACTAATCCAGCTGATCTGGTCGAGAACCCAGAGATTGATGTAATCGTAGAAGTAATCGGCGGGATCAACCCGACGAAACAATACATGCTGCAGGCGCTTGAGAACGGAAAACATATCGTTACGGCGAACAAAGATTTAATGGCGCTGCACGGAGCAGAAATCCTATCCAAAGCACAGGAAAAAGGCTGCGATGTTTTTTATGAAGCGAGCGTAGGGGGCGGCATTCCGATTTTGCGTGCGCTTGTAGAAGGCTTCTCGTCCGACCGCATTACTAAAATGATGGGGATTGTAAACGGAACAACCAACTACATCATGACCAAGATGAGCCAGGAAGGTGCAGATTACGCAGAAGTGTTGAAAGAAGCACAGGAGCTTGGTTACGCGGAATCTGATCCGACTGCAGACGTAGAAGGACACGATGCAGCACGTAAGATGGCGATTCTCGGTACGCTTGGTTTCCATGTAGATATGAATCTGGATGATGTAGACTGCGAGGGAATCTCTCGTGTATCAGCCGAAGATATCGCTCATGCAAAACAACTTGGCTATGAGATCAAGCTGCTCGGCATTGCACAACGCGACGGGGAACTGATTGATGTGAGTGTGCAGCCGACGCTTGTAGCACGCAGTCATCCGCTTGCTTCTGTTAATGGCGTTTTTAATGCCGTATATGTACACGGTGAAGCGGTAGGCGAGACAATGTTCTACGGACCAGGTGCAGGGGAGCTTCCGACTGCGACAGCGGTTGTGTCTGACCTTGTTACTGTAGTAAAAAACAAAAAGCTCGGCGTCAATGGTCGTGGCAGTGTAGCTCCATACAAGGAAAAGCACCTGAAAACAGACGATCAAATCGTTTCGAAATATTTCCTTCGTTTGATTGTTGATGACAAACGCGGCGTTTTGGCGCAAATCACTCGCATTCTCGCTGATCATGATGTAAGCTTAGAACAAGTTCTTCAACAGCCGTACAATGATGGTAAGCAGTCGGAAATTATTCTCGTTACGCATCATGCGTCCCGGAAAAATATTTTCGATGTACGTAAGCAGTTTGAAGAAATAGACAGTGTATATGAAGTGAAAAGCCTCTATCGGGTAGAAGGCGGGGAGGAGCAATAA
- the thrC gene encoding threonine synthase, with translation MAGIIERYANQLPVTEKTPRLTLHEGNTPLIFAPKLSEELDLEVYFKYEGLNPTGSFKDRGMVMAVAKAVEEGSHTIMCASTGNTSAAAAAYAARANLRCIVLIPNNNIALGKLAQAMMYGAEIIAIEGNFDQALQIVRDITEKHPITLVNSVNPYRLEGQKTAAFEVCDELGKAPDILAIPVGNAGNISAYWKGFKEYYEAGKIASKPRMFGFEAEGAAALVKGEPIENPETLATAIRIGKPASWDLALAARDESNGHIDFVTDDEIVAAYRKLASMEGIFAEPASAASLAGIIKMRKLGKLEAGKQVVCVLTGNGLKDPNIAIKSAGIEPVVVESTEEAVLGIIAQGAGV, from the coding sequence ATGGCAGGCATTATTGAACGTTACGCAAATCAATTACCGGTGACAGAGAAAACACCTCGGCTCACACTGCATGAGGGGAATACACCGCTTATTTTCGCACCAAAATTGTCGGAAGAATTGGATTTAGAAGTTTATTTCAAATATGAAGGATTGAATCCGACAGGTTCTTTTAAAGACCGCGGGATGGTTATGGCGGTAGCGAAAGCGGTAGAAGAAGGCAGCCATACGATTATGTGTGCGTCTACTGGGAATACATCCGCAGCCGCAGCGGCGTATGCGGCACGTGCAAACTTGCGCTGTATCGTACTTATTCCGAACAACAACATTGCACTTGGCAAGTTGGCGCAGGCGATGATGTACGGAGCAGAAATTATCGCAATCGAAGGCAACTTCGATCAGGCGCTGCAAATCGTGCGCGACATTACAGAAAAGCACCCGATCACACTTGTGAACTCGGTGAACCCATACCGTCTGGAAGGTCAGAAAACAGCGGCATTCGAGGTTTGCGACGAACTTGGTAAAGCACCAGACATTCTTGCGATCCCGGTTGGTAACGCAGGCAACATCTCTGCATACTGGAAAGGATTCAAAGAATATTACGAAGCAGGCAAAATCGCAAGCAAGCCGCGTATGTTCGGTTTTGAAGCGGAAGGTGCCGCTGCTCTTGTAAAAGGCGAGCCGATCGAAAATCCAGAAACACTTGCGACTGCGATCCGAATCGGAAAACCAGCTAGCTGGGATCTGGCGCTTGCAGCGCGTGACGAATCAAACGGTCATATTGACTTTGTAACCGATGATGAAATCGTAGCGGCTTATCGTAAGCTTGCATCGATGGAAGGCATCTTCGCAGAGCCGGCTTCTGCGGCATCCCTTGCAGGTATTATTAAAATGCGTAAGCTTGGCAAGCTCGAAGCAGGCAAGCAAGTTGTCTGTGTTCTGACAGGAAACGGCTTGAAAGACCCGAACATTGCGATCAAGTCTGCAGGTATTGAGCCTGTTGTCGTGGAAAGCACAGAAGAAGCCGTTCTTGGCATTATCGCTCAGGGAGCGGGGGTATAA
- the thrB gene encoding homoserine kinase: MQNGKVTVKVPASTANLGPGFDTLGMAFQLYTTISLEAADETIIRLHGSQLEGIATDKTNLIYKVAADLFEKAGKPVPELIIDIDSDVPLTRGLGSSASAIVGALVAANELAGKPFTTDELFTMATKREGHPDNVGAALFGGIIVALIDGNDVPYVRLPVPEHLGALVVIPDFMLSTEKSRDVLPSMYSRHDVVHTSSHTGVLVAALATGQLGLLKSAMKDVLHQPYRVPLVPGLESIIEDATKYGALGAALSGAGPTIIAFVDRRNSTAELEAFMVNALAEQGIACTVMNLIPDTQGVQIEACLSGVTR, from the coding sequence GTGCAGAACGGAAAGGTAACGGTCAAGGTCCCAGCTAGCACCGCCAACCTCGGTCCGGGATTTGACACGCTTGGAATGGCATTTCAACTGTACACAACGATTTCTTTAGAAGCGGCGGATGAGACAATCATCCGCCTTCACGGTTCACAGCTTGAAGGAATTGCAACGGATAAAACAAACTTAATCTATAAGGTAGCGGCCGACCTATTTGAGAAAGCCGGTAAGCCTGTGCCAGAGCTTATCATTGATATTGATAGCGATGTACCGCTCACGCGGGGTCTTGGCAGTAGTGCATCTGCAATTGTGGGCGCACTTGTGGCAGCGAATGAGCTGGCAGGCAAACCGTTTACAACGGATGAGTTGTTTACGATGGCAACCAAACGGGAAGGGCACCCGGATAATGTGGGGGCTGCTTTATTTGGCGGCATCATTGTAGCACTAATAGATGGAAACGATGTACCGTATGTGCGTCTGCCAGTACCGGAGCATCTTGGTGCGCTTGTTGTCATTCCAGATTTCATGCTTTCGACAGAGAAGTCGCGTGATGTGCTGCCTTCGATGTACAGCCGGCATGATGTTGTGCATACATCCAGTCATACAGGTGTACTCGTTGCAGCTCTTGCAACCGGGCAGCTTGGACTGTTAAAGTCAGCGATGAAGGATGTACTGCACCAGCCATATCGTGTACCGCTTGTACCTGGTTTGGAGTCGATTATTGAAGATGCTACGAAGTATGGTGCACTAGGTGCTGCCTTATCCGGGGCAGGCCCGACCATTATTGCCTTTGTAGATCGTCGGAATTCGACGGCTGAATTAGAAGCATTTATGGTGAACGCCCTGGCAGAGCAGGGAATTGCCTGTACGGTGATGAATCTCATTCCGGATACACAAGGTGTTCAGATAGAAGCCTGCTTGTCCGGCGTGACGCGCTAG